The following proteins are co-located in the Acinetobacter shaoyimingii genome:
- a CDS encoding diaminobutyrate--2-oxoglutarate transaminase has protein sequence MSVSSVNPATNATNEYYLTRQSQMESNVRSYPRKLPLAIAKALGCWVTDVEGTEYLDCLAGAGTLALGHNHPAVIQSIQDTLASGLPLHTLDLTTPLKDAFTEALLEQLPGGKAEYCLQFCGPSGADGTEAAIKLAKTYTGRSSVISFSGGYHGMTHGSLAMTGNLSAKNSVNGLMPGVQFMPYPHEYRCPLGIGGEAGVDALTYYFENFIEDVESGVTKPAAVILEAIQGEGGVVTAPAKWLKKIREVTEKHNIVLILDEVQAGFARSGKMFAFEHAGIEPDVVVMSKAVGGSLPLAVLGIKRKFDAWQPAGHTGTFRGNQLAMGTGLATIKTIKEQNLAQNAQERGDFLQAELKKLASEFPCIGNVRGRGLMIGVEIVDERQKADHMGSLPGDSQLAAAIQAACFNNKLLLEKGGRNGTVIRLLCPLIINQAECEEVIVRFKKAIAEALVATRGA, from the coding sequence ATGAGCGTTTCTTCTGTAAACCCTGCCACTAATGCTACTAACGAATACTATTTGACTCGCCAAAGTCAGATGGAATCCAATGTTCGTAGCTATCCACGGAAACTTCCACTTGCGATAGCAAAAGCTTTAGGTTGTTGGGTTACTGATGTTGAAGGTACAGAGTACCTCGATTGTTTAGCTGGGGCAGGAACATTGGCATTAGGCCATAATCATCCTGCGGTCATTCAAAGTATCCAAGACACACTTGCAAGCGGTTTACCGTTGCATACTTTGGATTTAACGACGCCTTTAAAAGATGCATTTACTGAAGCATTACTTGAGCAATTACCAGGTGGTAAGGCTGAGTATTGTTTACAGTTCTGTGGTCCATCTGGTGCAGATGGTACAGAAGCAGCAATTAAATTAGCGAAAACGTACACTGGTCGTAGCTCAGTGATTAGCTTCTCAGGTGGCTATCACGGTATGACTCACGGTTCACTCGCAATGACAGGTAACTTGTCAGCGAAGAATTCTGTGAATGGCTTGATGCCAGGGGTACAATTTATGCCTTATCCGCATGAATACCGTTGCCCATTGGGCATTGGTGGCGAAGCAGGCGTAGATGCTTTGACTTATTACTTCGAAAACTTCATTGAAGATGTCGAAAGTGGTGTAACGAAGCCAGCTGCTGTAATCTTGGAAGCGATCCAAGGTGAAGGCGGTGTGGTAACAGCACCTGCAAAATGGTTAAAGAAAATTCGTGAAGTGACTGAAAAGCACAACATTGTTCTGATTCTTGATGAAGTTCAAGCAGGTTTTGCGCGTTCAGGCAAAATGTTTGCCTTTGAACATGCAGGGATTGAGCCAGATGTTGTGGTAATGTCTAAAGCGGTTGGTGGTAGCTTACCACTTGCAGTCCTTGGGATTAAACGTAAGTTTGATGCTTGGCAGCCAGCAGGTCACACGGGTACTTTCCGTGGTAACCAATTGGCTATGGGTACAGGTCTTGCGACAATCAAAACGATTAAAGAGCAAAACTTGGCTCAAAACGCGCAAGAGCGTGGTGATTTCTTACAAGCTGAATTGAAAAAATTGGCGTCTGAATTCCCATGTATTGGTAACGTGCGTGGCCGTGGTTTGATGATTGGTGTTGAAATCGTTGATGAACGCCAAAAAGCAGATCATATGGGTTCATTGCCAGGTGATTCTCAACTTGCAGCAGCAATTCAGGCAGCATGTTTCAACAACAAATTGTTGTTGGAAAAAGGTGGTCGTAACGGGACTGTGATTCGTTTACTGTGCCCATTGATCATCAATCAAGCTGAATGTGAAGAAGTAATTGTTCGTTTCAAAAAAGCAATTGCTGAAGCTCTTGTTGCGACTCGAGGCGCGTAA
- a CDS encoding SIMPL domain-containing protein (The SIMPL domain is named for its presence in mouse protein SIMPL (signalling molecule that associates with mouse pelle-like kinase). Bacterial member BP26, from Brucella, was shown to assemble into a channel-like structure, while YggE from E. coli has been associated with resistance to oxidative stress.): MRYLGIATLLMSTSLSTALFAQNPNDLNYNVANIQADATRQVSNDEMHAVLYIEKNHKQPAELAAQITQLMNQATAIAKKYPQVKVETGSQTTYPVYLDDTQKLKEWRGRAEINLESTNFKAASQLIAELQQSFQTQSINFTVSDEQRKKVENELIIEASKNFQQRAQLLTQAWNKSGYNLVNLNLNTSNAYPQPVMMRASVAKFASAEAADSQNVAAGESKITVNASGSIQFK; encoded by the coding sequence ATGCGATATTTAGGTATAGCAACACTTTTAATGTCTACGTCTTTAAGTACTGCGCTCTTTGCGCAAAATCCGAATGACTTAAACTATAACGTCGCAAATATTCAAGCCGATGCGACCCGTCAAGTCTCAAATGATGAAATGCATGCTGTTTTGTATATCGAAAAGAATCATAAACAACCCGCTGAACTTGCTGCTCAAATCACACAACTGATGAATCAAGCTACTGCTATTGCAAAGAAGTATCCTCAAGTTAAAGTCGAAACTGGTTCACAAACCACTTATCCTGTTTATCTTGATGACACTCAAAAATTAAAAGAATGGCGTGGTCGCGCTGAAATTAATCTTGAAAGTACAAACTTTAAAGCAGCGAGCCAGCTCATTGCAGAACTACAGCAAAGCTTTCAAACTCAATCAATTAACTTTACCGTTTCAGATGAGCAACGTAAAAAAGTTGAAAATGAACTCATCATCGAGGCATCTAAGAATTTTCAGCAACGTGCTCAACTGCTCACTCAAGCGTGGAATAAGTCTGGCTATAACCTGGTGAACTTAAATTTAAACACCAGTAATGCTTACCCTCAACCTGTGATGATGCGAGCGAGTGTGGCTAAATTTGCCAGTGCTGAAGCTGCTGACTCTCAAAATGTGGCTGCTGGTGAATCTAAGATTACAGTCAATGCTTCAGGTTCTATTCAGTTTAAATAG